Proteins encoded within one genomic window of Cucumis sativus cultivar 9930 chromosome 3, Cucumber_9930_V3, whole genome shotgun sequence:
- the LOC101222852 gene encoding RING-H2 finger protein ATL51: MGSVGNSNQWQPYAYKDCSLEICSIYCPQWCYIIFPPPPPFGYGSNGDSATDFSPLIIAIIGILASAFILVSYYTIISKYCRNRASTSNDAMEMEDEENISQIRHENQLQAPPLPPPGLDEALIKSITVCKYKRGDGLVEGTDCSVCLSEFQENESLRLLPKCSHAFHLPCIDTWLKSHSTCPLCRSNISPTNLFSTPTQEIQTTQHFVSSAFQYQHQHRTNDTIVVVVVQDLDDLTVVRQETVDSRLENDDASSKNQREGCAAESQISGARERMNQVRQEYDVVVDGVVEPFRRSVSLNSLSWQGQVSVADILRVSQDSEEEAEEDELQQMGIGSSKVFVQEQSHSNHRTGVSNLGMNRSISTGKLGFTNYGKGKSCIISS, translated from the coding sequence ATGGGTTCAGTAGGAAACTCAAATCAATGGCAGCCATATGCTTACAAAGATTGTTCTTTAGAGATTTGCAGCATATATTGTCCTCAATGGTGTTACATCATCTTTCCACCACCTCCACCTTTTGGCTATGGCAGCAATGGAGATTCTGCCACTGATTTCTCTCCTCTTATCATTGCTATCATTGGTATTTTGGCTAGTGCCTTCATTTTGGTAAGCTATTACACCATCATCTCCAAGTACTGCAGGAACAGAGCTTCCACCAGCAACGACGCCATGGAAATGgaggatgaagaaaatatttcccAAATCCGTCATGAAAACCAGCTCCAAgctcctcctcttcctcctcctgGCTTGGATGAAGCTCTCATCAAGTCCATCACAGTCTGCAAGTACAAAAGAGGAGATGGGTTAGTTGAAGGCACTGATTGCTCAGTTTGCTTGAGTGAGTTTCAAGAAAATGAGAGCTTAAGATTGCTCCCAAAGTGTAGCCATGCTTTTCATCTTCCTTGCATTGACACATGGCTTAAATCTCACTCGACTTGCCCTCTTTGCCGCTCCAATATTTCACCAACAAATCTTTTCTCAACCCCAactcaagaaattcaaacaacacaacattttgtttcatCTGCTTTTCAGTATCAGCATCAGCACAGAACTAATGACACAATAGTGGTTGTAGTGGTTCAAGATTTGGATGATTTAACAGTAGTGAGGCAAGAAACTGTTGATTCTAGGCTTGAAAATGATGATGCTTCTTCCAAGAATCAAAGGGAAGGATGTGCAGCAGAGAGTCAAATTTCAGGGGCAAGAGAAAGAATGAATCAAGTTAGACAGGAATATGATGTTGTTGTGGATGGTGTTGTTGAGCCATTTAGAAGGTCAGTTTCCTTGAATTCTTTATCATGGCAAGGGCAGGTTTCTGTTGCTGATATATTGAGAGTCAGTCAAGATAGTGAGGAAGAGGCAGAGGAAGATGAATTACAGCAAATGGGGATTGGATCTTCAAAAGTATTTGTTCAAGAGCAATCCCATTCCAATCACAGAACTGGGGTTTCCAACTTGGGAATGAATAGATCTATTTCAACTGGGAAACTGGGTTTTACAAATTATGGGAAAGGAAAGAGTTGCATCATTTCCAGTTGA
- the LOC101223089 gene encoding BTB/POZ domain-containing protein At5g17580 isoform X2, with translation MVDKSDKNASYWLPKPKSRTDIQFHVSGVPFNLDRDIIVEKSGKIAELLKEKSEDSIQEFLRNIPAHPNTFELVARFCHGFRLKMSCENVLPLACLAFYLGMTESHSPNNLLSKALTFFEQKILPSWNETIKAFLTTEDIMQQAVDTGLVDECIESLVGKAVNNPYLLGEPIVNFISDELSEDDVLHHNPSARRKLFVSEWQSEDLTILPLSLYELTIHSLNRHAVPLRFVAASLLKYSKKWVFCSAKGDEKISVCKTNRQREVIEAVERLMPHQKGLFPCTILFEMLRFAIRLEANAGCRNGLELRIGKQLDQATASDLLIPSRGYAKERRYDIECVKRIIKHFYRDYGSNMEGLIAAAKLIEEFLFEVASDRDLEINAFVSLVEMSSAASMGTDRSSDGIYRAIDTYLDKHSFLTESEREEVCRGLDYHRMSAEACEHAAKNQRLPLRIVVQVLFLVQLQLRDAIVKDIQRTDNKLTQDEVENDRELNLSEAIVKNEMEKMSNKVIELEKECHVMRKEIEEGCVHMVKKEKTNMWREMKRKFGCINKMNNCNCQVKKKRVHPKLGT, from the exons ATGGTAGACAAATCAGACAAGAATGCCTCTTATTG GTTGCCTAAGCCTAAATCTAGAACTGATATACAGTTTCATGTCAGTGGGGTGCCCTTCAATTTGGATAGG GATATTATAGTTGAAAAGTCAGGGAAGATAGCGGagttattgaaagaaaaatccGAGGACAGTATCCAAGAGTTCCTCAGAAACATACCAGCTCATCCAAATACATTTGAACTTGTTGCAAGGTTCTGCCATGGGTTTCGTCTGAAAATGTCATGTGAGAATGTGCTTCCTTTAGCTTGTCTTGCTTTCTATCTGGGGATGACTGAAAGTCACAGCCCAAATAATCTGTTGAGCAAAGCACTTACCTTCTTTGAACAGAAAATCCTCCCTAGCTGGAATGAAACCATTAAGGCTTTTCTTACAACAGAAGATATCATGCAACAGGCAGTGGATACAGGCCTTGTTGACGAATGCATCGAATCTTTGGTCGGTAAGGCAGTGAATAATCCATATCTCCTTGGCGAACCGATTGTGAATTTCATAAGTGACGAACTCAGTGAGGATGACGTGCTTCATCACAATCCAAGTGCAAGAAGAAAACTCTTTGTTTCTGAATGGCAGTCTGAGGATTTGACAATTCTGCCTCTTTCACTGTATGAACTGACCATTCATTCCCTGAACCGGCATGCTGTCCCGCTGAGATTTGTAGCTGCATCCCTTTTGAAGTATTCAAAGAAGTGGGTGTTTTGCAGTGCTAAGGGAGATGAAAAAATTTCAGTATGTAAAACAAACCGTCAAAGGGAAGTTATAGAAGCAGTAGAAAGGCTAATGCCTCATCAGAAGGGACTATTTCCTTGCACAATATTGTTTGAAATGCTCCGGTTTGCCATTCGTTTGGAAGCTAATGCTGGTTGTAGAAATGGACTTGAGTTGAGGATAGGAAAGCAGCTTGATCAAGCTACAGCAAGTGACCTTTTAATTCCTTCTCGAGGCTATGCTAAGGAAAGGCGTTACGATATTGAGTGTGTGAAGCGAATTATAAAGCACTTCTATAGAGATTATGGTTCAAATATGGAAGGATTAATTGCCGCAGCAAAACTCATTGAGGAATTCTTGTTTGAGGTTGCTAGTGACAGAGATTTGGAGATTAATGCATTTGTTTCATTAGTTGAAATGTCAAGTGCCGCATCAATGGGAACTGATAGGAGCTCCGATGGAATATACAGAGCTATTGATACATATCTGGACAAGCATAGCTTCCTGACAGAATCTGAGAGAGAAGAAGTGTGCAGAGGGCTGGACTACCACAGGATGTCAGCTGAAGCATGTGAACATGCCGCCAAGAACCAGCGACTGCCGTTAAGAATCGTGGTCCAAGTGCTTTTTTTGGTGCAATTACAGCTACGTGATGCGATTGTGAAGGATATTCAGCGTACGGACAACAAATTGACACAGGACGAGGTTGAAAATGATAGAGAGTTGAACTTAAGTGAAGCaatagtaaaaaatgaaatggagaAAATGAGCAACAAGGTGATAGAACTGGAGAAAGAGTGTCATGTGATGAGGAAAGAGATTGAGGAAGGCTGCGTCCACATggtgaaaaaagagaagacaaaCATGTggagagaaatgaaaagaaagttcGGTTGCATAAATAAGATGAACAACTGCAATTGccaagttaaaaagaaaagggttcATCCAAAATTAGGGACTTGA
- the LOC101223089 gene encoding BTB/POZ domain-containing protein At5g17580 isoform X1, with translation MPLIGEELFYFHAFFANPLIFHVMVVSKRSLIFIMVCRLPKPKSRTDIQFHVSGVPFNLDRDIIVEKSGKIAELLKEKSEDSIQEFLRNIPAHPNTFELVARFCHGFRLKMSCENVLPLACLAFYLGMTESHSPNNLLSKALTFFEQKILPSWNETIKAFLTTEDIMQQAVDTGLVDECIESLVGKAVNNPYLLGEPIVNFISDELSEDDVLHHNPSARRKLFVSEWQSEDLTILPLSLYELTIHSLNRHAVPLRFVAASLLKYSKKWVFCSAKGDEKISVCKTNRQREVIEAVERLMPHQKGLFPCTILFEMLRFAIRLEANAGCRNGLELRIGKQLDQATASDLLIPSRGYAKERRYDIECVKRIIKHFYRDYGSNMEGLIAAAKLIEEFLFEVASDRDLEINAFVSLVEMSSAASMGTDRSSDGIYRAIDTYLDKHSFLTESEREEVCRGLDYHRMSAEACEHAAKNQRLPLRIVVQVLFLVQLQLRDAIVKDIQRTDNKLTQDEVENDRELNLSEAIVKNEMEKMSNKVIELEKECHVMRKEIEEGCVHMVKKEKTNMWREMKRKFGCINKMNNCNCQVKKKRVHPKLGT, from the exons ATGCCTCTTATTGGTGAAGAACTATTTTACTTTCATGCATTTTTTGCTAACCCTTTAATTTTTCACGTCATGGTTGTTTCCAAACGGTCGCTCATCTTCATTATGGTTTGCAGGTTGCCTAAGCCTAAATCTAGAACTGATATACAGTTTCATGTCAGTGGGGTGCCCTTCAATTTGGATAGG GATATTATAGTTGAAAAGTCAGGGAAGATAGCGGagttattgaaagaaaaatccGAGGACAGTATCCAAGAGTTCCTCAGAAACATACCAGCTCATCCAAATACATTTGAACTTGTTGCAAGGTTCTGCCATGGGTTTCGTCTGAAAATGTCATGTGAGAATGTGCTTCCTTTAGCTTGTCTTGCTTTCTATCTGGGGATGACTGAAAGTCACAGCCCAAATAATCTGTTGAGCAAAGCACTTACCTTCTTTGAACAGAAAATCCTCCCTAGCTGGAATGAAACCATTAAGGCTTTTCTTACAACAGAAGATATCATGCAACAGGCAGTGGATACAGGCCTTGTTGACGAATGCATCGAATCTTTGGTCGGTAAGGCAGTGAATAATCCATATCTCCTTGGCGAACCGATTGTGAATTTCATAAGTGACGAACTCAGTGAGGATGACGTGCTTCATCACAATCCAAGTGCAAGAAGAAAACTCTTTGTTTCTGAATGGCAGTCTGAGGATTTGACAATTCTGCCTCTTTCACTGTATGAACTGACCATTCATTCCCTGAACCGGCATGCTGTCCCGCTGAGATTTGTAGCTGCATCCCTTTTGAAGTATTCAAAGAAGTGGGTGTTTTGCAGTGCTAAGGGAGATGAAAAAATTTCAGTATGTAAAACAAACCGTCAAAGGGAAGTTATAGAAGCAGTAGAAAGGCTAATGCCTCATCAGAAGGGACTATTTCCTTGCACAATATTGTTTGAAATGCTCCGGTTTGCCATTCGTTTGGAAGCTAATGCTGGTTGTAGAAATGGACTTGAGTTGAGGATAGGAAAGCAGCTTGATCAAGCTACAGCAAGTGACCTTTTAATTCCTTCTCGAGGCTATGCTAAGGAAAGGCGTTACGATATTGAGTGTGTGAAGCGAATTATAAAGCACTTCTATAGAGATTATGGTTCAAATATGGAAGGATTAATTGCCGCAGCAAAACTCATTGAGGAATTCTTGTTTGAGGTTGCTAGTGACAGAGATTTGGAGATTAATGCATTTGTTTCATTAGTTGAAATGTCAAGTGCCGCATCAATGGGAACTGATAGGAGCTCCGATGGAATATACAGAGCTATTGATACATATCTGGACAAGCATAGCTTCCTGACAGAATCTGAGAGAGAAGAAGTGTGCAGAGGGCTGGACTACCACAGGATGTCAGCTGAAGCATGTGAACATGCCGCCAAGAACCAGCGACTGCCGTTAAGAATCGTGGTCCAAGTGCTTTTTTTGGTGCAATTACAGCTACGTGATGCGATTGTGAAGGATATTCAGCGTACGGACAACAAATTGACACAGGACGAGGTTGAAAATGATAGAGAGTTGAACTTAAGTGAAGCaatagtaaaaaatgaaatggagaAAATGAGCAACAAGGTGATAGAACTGGAGAAAGAGTGTCATGTGATGAGGAAAGAGATTGAGGAAGGCTGCGTCCACATggtgaaaaaagagaagacaaaCATGTggagagaaatgaaaagaaagttcGGTTGCATAAATAAGATGAACAACTGCAATTGccaagttaaaaagaaaagggttcATCCAAAATTAGGGACTTGA
- the LOC101207556 gene encoding 60S ribosomal protein L37a, with the protein MTKRTKKAGIVGKYGTRYGASLRKQIKKMEVSQHSKYFCEFCGKYAVKRKAVGIWGCKDCGKVKAGGAYTLNTASAVTVRSTIRRLREQTES; encoded by the exons ATG ACGAAAAGAACCAAGAAGGCTGGGATTGTCGGCAAATACG GTACCAGGTATGGTGCTAGTCTGAGGAAGCAGATTAAGAAGATGGAAGTCAGTCAGCACAGCAAATACTTCTGTGAGTTCTGCGGAAAG TATGCAGTGAAGAGGAAGGCTGTTGGGATATGGGGTTGCAAGGACTGCGGAAAGGTGAAAGCCGGAGGTGCCTACACATTGAA CACTGCGAGTGCGGTAACCGTTAGGAGCACAATCCGAAGGTTGAGGGAGCAGACTGAGAGTTAA
- the LOC101207799 gene encoding cytochrome c oxidase-assembly factor COX23, mitochondrial, with product MASTSRDPTPPYPSAARISDSPCYPQYSASLKCLEVHSSEKSKCQEHFDVYKECKKKEREARLERNKTRSFFS from the exons ATGGCTTCCACTTCCAGGGATCCAACTCCGCCGTACCCCAGTGCGGCTAGAATTTCCGATTCTCCTTGCTATCCTCAGTACAGCGCTTCCCTCAAAT GTCTTGAAGTACATAGCTCAGAGAAGAGCAAATGTCAAGAACATTTTGATGTTTACAAGGAATGCAAGAAGAAAGAG CGGGAAGCTCGATTGGAACGCAACAAGACACGGTCTTTCTTCTCATGA
- the LOC101208191 gene encoding NADPH:adrenodoxin oxidoreductase, mitochondrial has protein sequence MALSRARALFCRSFSTFASHPTHICVVGSGPAGFYTAEKLLKALPNAQVDIIDRLPTPFGLVRSGVAPDHPETKIVVNQFTRVAQHQRCSFFGNIKLGSSISLLDLRELYHTVVLAYGAESDRSLKIPGEDLCGIQSAREFVWWYNGHPDCRNLNPGLKATDTAVILGQGNVALDVARILLRPTSELASTDIASHALEALQESSIRKVLLVGRRGPVQAACTAKELREVLGIKNLHIHIQEADLLKSPTDEEEVKNSRIQRRVYELLAKAAASGPPHSGTGLRELHFVFFRKPEEFLSSVDKKDHVAGVRFEKTVLEGSSPGKQIARGTGEFEDLDCQMVLKSIGYKSVPIDGLPFDHQKGIVPNISGRVVSNVSGDAIQLEEGLYVCGWLKRGPSGIIATNLYCAEETVASICEDLDKTASESFFSSPKPGREGLIRALDDQNVRYVPFSAWEKIDSVEKRLGSLENKPREKLTTWEELLKVAME, from the exons ATGGCATTATCCAGAGCTAGGGCATTATTTTGTAGaagtttttcaacttttgcTTCTCATCCTACTCATATTTGCGTTGTTGGGAGTGGACCTGCTGGTTTTTACACTGCTGAGAAg TTGTTGAAGGCGCTTCCCAATGCTCAAGTTGATATAATTGATCGTTTGCCAACCCCTTTCGGTCTAGTGCGCTCCGGTGTGGCACCCGATCACCCTGAAACAAAG ATTGTGGTTAATCAATTTACGCGGGTTGCACAACATCAAAGGTGTTCATTCTTTGGTAATATCAAGCTTGGATCTTCCATTTCATTGTTGGATCTCCGTGAGCTGTATCACACG GTTGTGCTAGCATATGGAGCAGAAAGTGATAGAAGTCTCAAGATTCCTGGAGAA GATTTGTGTGGGATACAGTCAGCCAGAGAATTTGTTTGGTGGTACAATGGGCACCCAGATTGCAGAAACCTAAATCCTGGTTTAAAGGCCACTGATACAGCTGTAATCCTTGGCCAG GGAAATGTAGCTTTAGATGTTGCACGCATCCTTTTACGGCCAACATCAGAATTGGCATCTACAGATATTGCTAGTCATGCATTGGAGGCTTTGCAGGAGAGCTCTATAAG GAAAGTTCTTTTGGTTGGAAGACGTGGACCAGTGCAGGCAGCTTGTACTGCCAAAGAGTTACGTGAAGTTCTTG GTATTAAGAACTTGCACATTCACATACAGGAAGCCGATCTTCTCAAGAGCCCAACAGATGAG gaagaggTGAAAAACAGTCGAATACAGAGGCGAGTTTATGAGTTGCTTGCTAAGGCTGCTGCTTCTGGACCTCCCCATTCTGGTACAGGTCTACGTGAACtgcattttgttttctttcgcAAACCTGAGGAGTTTCTGAGTTCAGTAGACAAAAAAGACCATGTTGCTGGTGTTCGATTTGAGAAGACAGTTCTTGAAG GTTCTAGCCCTGGAAAGCAGATAGCTAGAGGTACTGGGGAGTTTGAAGACCTTGACTGCCA GATGGTGCTAAAGAGTATAGGTTACAAATCAGTGCCTATCGATGGTTTGCCCTTTGATCACCAAAAAG GAATTGTACCCAACATTAGTGGTCGAGTTGTAAGCAATGTTTCTGGAGATGCTATCCAGCTTGAGGAAGGATTGTATGTATGTGGGTGGTTGAAGAGAGGACCAAGTGGAATTATTGCAACAAATCTCTATTGTGCTGAAGAAACC GTTGCCAGCATATGTGAAGACCTTGATAAAACAGCATCAGAGTCCTTTTTTAGCTCACCAAAGCCTGGGAGAGAAGGTCTCATACGTGCATTAGACGATCAAAATGTAAGATATGTACCGTTTAGCGCTTGGGAAAAGATAGACTCTGTAGAAAAGAGGCTTGGAAGTCTGGAGAACAAACCCAGGGAGAAGTTAACCACTTGGGAAGAGCTACTGAAGGTGGCCATGGAATGA
- the LOC101208436 gene encoding rac-like GTP-binding protein RAC2 — translation MAAATPTAATKFIKCVTVGDGAVGKTCLLISYTSNTFPTDYVPTVFDNFSANVLVNGQSVNLGLWDTAGQEDYSRLRPLSYRGADVFLLAFSIISRASFENISKKWIPELRHYAPSVPIILVGTKLDLREDEQFLLDYPGACTISTKQGEELKKLIGAVTYIECSSKTQQNVKAVFDAAIKVVLQPPKTKKPKRKLPICNFL, via the exons ATGGCCGCCGCTACTCCTACGGCGGCTACAAAGTTCATCAAGTGCGTCACGGTTGGAGATGGCGCTGTTGGGAAGACTTGTCTTCTCATTTCTTACACTAGCAACACTTTTCCGACT GATTATGTTCCTACTGTTTTTGACAATTTCAGCGCCAATGTTTTGGTTAATGGGCAGTCTGTGAATTTGGGTCTCTGGGACACTGCTg GTCAAGAAGATTATAGCAGGCTAAGACCTTTGAGTTACAGAGGAGCTGATGTTTTCCTTCTTGCCTTTTCTATTATAAGTCGGGCCAGCtttgaaaatatatcaaagaaA TGGATCCCAGAGTTAAGGCATTATGCCCCATCAGTACCCATTATTCTTGTAGGGACCAAACTAG ATCTGAGAGAAGACGAGCAATTCCTTTTGGACTATCCTGGGGCATGTACAATATCAACGAAACAG gGGGAGGAACTTAAGAAGCTTATTGGAGCAGTGACATACATCGAGTGCAGTTCAAAGACCCAACag AATGTAAAGGCTGTATTTGATGCTGCAATCAAGGTGGTTCTTCAACCTCCAAAAACCAAGAAGCCAAAGAGAAAACTCCCAATCTGCAATTTTCTATAA